A genomic window from Levilactobacillus yonginensis includes:
- a CDS encoding nuclear transport factor 2 family protein produces MDDLTLPTAITNFITATNDADSEQFVAQFAPDAFLDDWGNVYRGSAEIAKWNQTDNIGKESQFALQDFTQDDATTWTVHLSVTGKGFNGVSPFRMTVKGDLLASVEILPD; encoded by the coding sequence ATGGATGATTTAACTTTACCTACCGCAATTACGAATTTCATTACCGCGACCAACGATGCTGATTCCGAGCAATTTGTCGCCCAGTTCGCGCCGGACGCTTTTTTAGATGATTGGGGCAATGTTTACCGTGGCTCAGCTGAGATTGCCAAGTGGAATCAGACCGACAATATTGGTAAGGAGTCTCAGTTTGCATTACAGGATTTTACGCAGGATGATGCAACGACCTGGACGGTCCATCTGAGCGTGACTGGCAAGGGTTTCAACGGGGTTAGTCCGTTCCGGATGACTGTTAAAGGTGATTTATTAGCCAGCGTAGAAATTTTACCAGACTAG